A single region of the Chitinophaga niabensis genome encodes:
- the yidC gene encoding membrane protein insertase YidC, protein MDRNSVIGFVLLGALLIGYIFWNQQSTNTAKLEKARQDSIANLNKPKEEQAKVIDSTGGNIVLDSARLQSEYGPFAAAASGTEQQQVLENKLVKITFSNKGGEPRTIQLLDFKTSDGKPLFLQQGSFNRTGLKIPLANNQSLNTSDAYFAPQPVQKNADGSQTISYRLGTSANQYLEYVYTLKADSYLVDYTINLIGMQNVLPKGNINFQWNSQADRQEHNMEQERLNNQIHYRFANKDHDYFTLTNRSQEKLDKPIQWISFKQQFFNITLLARKENFASAEINTKVPESGNIVGQNMTTLAIPYNGAAAYSFPMEVYYGPNHYQTLKRMDVDLEKIIPLGSGIFAFVKYVNKWIIIPVFNFLGSLTSNYGLIILLLTIFIRLIIAPFTYQSYVSAAKMKVLKPELDELRAKYKDDQQSFGVEQMKLFRSAGVNPLGGCLPALMQLPILVAMYSFFPSSIELRQESFLWAKDLSTYDSIYTFGFNIPFYGDHISLFTILMTITSLILAFYNRGMTDQSNPVMKYMPYVFPVMLLGIFNKLAAALTYYYFLSNVISILLQWVIQTFVINHDKIHAKIQANKSKPKTQSKWAAKLEEMQKRQQEIQKTPKKK, encoded by the coding sequence ATGGACAGAAATTCGGTCATTGGTTTTGTGTTACTTGGCGCTTTGCTGATTGGATATATTTTCTGGAATCAACAAAGCACTAATACTGCAAAGCTGGAGAAGGCCCGTCAGGATTCCATCGCCAACCTGAATAAGCCTAAGGAAGAACAGGCCAAAGTAATTGATTCTACCGGAGGCAATATTGTACTGGACTCAGCCCGTCTGCAAAGCGAATACGGTCCTTTTGCCGCAGCCGCCAGCGGAACGGAACAACAACAGGTACTGGAAAACAAACTGGTAAAGATCACTTTTAGCAATAAAGGCGGTGAACCACGTACTATTCAACTGCTTGATTTTAAAACCTCTGATGGCAAGCCCCTGTTCCTGCAACAAGGTTCCTTTAACAGAACAGGCCTGAAAATACCTTTAGCGAATAACCAGTCGCTCAATACTTCGGATGCTTATTTTGCACCACAGCCGGTACAAAAGAATGCAGATGGCAGCCAGACCATCAGCTACCGCCTCGGTACCAGCGCCAACCAATACCTGGAATATGTATATACCCTGAAGGCAGACAGCTACCTGGTGGATTATACCATCAACCTCATTGGTATGCAGAACGTATTGCCGAAAGGTAATATCAACTTCCAGTGGAACAGCCAGGCAGACCGCCAGGAGCATAACATGGAGCAGGAGCGTTTAAATAACCAGATCCATTACCGCTTTGCGAATAAGGACCATGATTATTTCACCCTCACTAACCGCAGCCAGGAAAAGCTGGATAAACCCATCCAGTGGATCAGCTTCAAGCAGCAATTCTTCAATATCACCCTGCTGGCCCGCAAAGAAAACTTTGCATCCGCAGAGATCAATACCAAAGTACCGGAAAGTGGTAACATCGTTGGTCAGAACATGACCACCCTGGCTATCCCTTATAACGGTGCTGCCGCTTACAGCTTCCCCATGGAAGTGTATTACGGCCCTAACCACTACCAGACCTTAAAAAGGATGGATGTAGACCTGGAAAAGATCATCCCGCTCGGTTCCGGGATCTTTGCCTTTGTAAAGTATGTGAACAAATGGATCATCATCCCTGTGTTCAACTTCCTGGGTAGTCTTACTTCCAACTATGGTCTGATCATCCTGCTCCTCACCATCTTCATCCGCCTGATCATTGCTCCGTTCACTTATCAGAGTTATGTATCGGCTGCAAAGATGAAAGTACTGAAACCGGAACTGGATGAATTGCGTGCCAAATACAAAGATGATCAGCAATCCTTTGGTGTGGAACAAATGAAGCTCTTCCGCAGCGCCGGTGTGAACCCGCTGGGAGGTTGTTTGCCTGCACTGATGCAATTGCCCATCCTCGTAGCGATGTACTCTTTCTTCCCCTCTTCCATTGAGCTGAGGCAGGAAAGTTTCCTCTGGGCAAAAGACCTTTCCACCTACGATTCCATCTACACCTTCGGCTTTAATATTCCTTTCTACGGAGATCACATCAGCTTGTTCACCATCCTGATGACCATCACCAGTTTGATCCTCGCTTTCTACAACCGTGGAATGACGGACCAAAGCAACCCGGTGATGAAATACATGCCATATGTATTCCCCGTAATGTTGCTCGGTATCTTCAACAAACTTGCAGCGGCGCTTACTTATTACTACTTCCTGAGTAACGTGATCAGTATCCTGTTGCAATGGGTGATCCAGACCTTTGTGATCAACCACGATAAGATCCATGCAAAGATCCAGGCGAATAAATCAAAGCCGAAGACCCAATCCAAATGGGCGGCAAAACTGGAAGAAATGCAGAAACGCCAGCAGGAAATACAGAAAACACCCAAGAAGAAATAA
- a CDS encoding M20/M25/M40 family metallo-hydrolase, whose translation MRVILLAGLLLTAAGSYAQTYMPSAERITRTVSYLASDKLKGRGTAEKGGEKASKYVAKKFATLGLEPGFNGKYYQPFTFTRGKHVDVPSRNVIGFLDNGAPYTIIIGAHYDHLGRAGLFDGKYPIGEIHNGADDNASGVAGLLELARYYTENGTQEDFNFMFIAFGGEELGLQGSKYYVKHPVDSLDNIHFMLNMDMIGRYNPERGVGIGGYGSAEEWPAIFKDVKGDGVKFFTDAAGKGGSDHHSFYVAGVPVLFFHTGGHDDYHKPTDDIAKLKAREEAGILGIAIQLINNAMKEKKLTYKGEEEKK comes from the coding sequence ATGAGAGTTATTTTATTAGCAGGTTTATTATTAACCGCTGCCGGCAGCTATGCACAAACTTATATGCCCTCTGCGGAGCGCATTACCAGAACAGTAAGTTATCTCGCTTCTGATAAATTGAAAGGAAGAGGTACCGCAGAAAAAGGAGGGGAAAAAGCAAGTAAGTATGTGGCAAAGAAATTTGCCACCCTGGGCCTGGAACCGGGTTTTAACGGCAAATATTATCAACCCTTCACCTTTACCCGTGGCAAACATGTTGATGTGCCCAGCAGGAATGTGATCGGCTTCCTGGATAACGGAGCGCCTTATACGATCATCATCGGCGCACATTATGATCACCTTGGCCGGGCCGGGCTTTTCGATGGGAAATACCCTATTGGTGAGATCCATAACGGAGCGGACGATAATGCCTCCGGTGTGGCCGGTTTACTGGAACTGGCAAGGTATTACACAGAGAATGGAACGCAGGAAGACTTCAATTTTATGTTCATAGCTTTTGGAGGAGAGGAGCTGGGATTGCAAGGCTCAAAGTACTATGTGAAGCACCCTGTTGATTCGCTGGATAATATCCATTTCATGCTGAACATGGATATGATAGGGCGGTATAATCCTGAACGTGGGGTAGGTATTGGCGGATACGGCAGTGCGGAAGAATGGCCGGCCATTTTTAAAGATGTTAAAGGAGATGGTGTGAAGTTCTTTACTGATGCAGCTGGTAAGGGTGGATCGGATCATCACAGTTTTTATGTGGCTGGTGTGCCGGTATTATTTTTTCACACCGGCGGACATGATGATTATCACAAACCTACAGATGATATCGCTAAGCTGAAAGCCAGGGAGGAAGCCGGTATCCTGGGTATTGCCATTCAGCTGATCAACAATGCCATGAAGGAAAAGAAGCTGACCTATAAGGGAGAGGAAGAAAAGAAGTAG